The Triticum dicoccoides isolate Atlit2015 ecotype Zavitan chromosome 6A, WEW_v2.0, whole genome shotgun sequence genome has a window encoding:
- the LOC119317040 gene encoding ergosterol biosynthetic protein 28-like: protein MGAAGRKLVALPALGWWLVVVGTVRLVFAWSGFFDAWAVRSGTYSNTHVTDVHARTVGVWTLLSCTLCFLCAFNLDNKPLCAATLLSFVYAYGHFVAEYLVCRTITAASLGTLGFFAVPSIIWTLVHWRNTLGYRATKRS from the exons atgggtgccgctGGGCGGAAGTTGGTCGCGCTACCGGCGCTCGGGTGGTGGCTCGTGGTGGTCGGCACCGTCCGCCTCGTCTTCGCCTGGTCTGGCTTCTTCGACGCCTGGGCGGTCCGCTCCGGCACCTACTCCAACACGCACG TGACTGATGTGCATGCGCGTACCGTTGGGGTGTGGACGCTTCTGTCGTGCACCCTCTGCTTCCTCTGCGCCTTCAACCTCGACAACAAGCCGCTCTGCGCCGCAACTCTCTTGTCCTTCGTCTACGCCTATGGCCATTTCGTCGCGGAGTACCTGGTGTGCCGTACCATCACCGCAGCAAGCCTCGGCACGCTCGGCTTCTTTGCAG TCCCATCGATCATATGGACGCTAGTCCATTGGAGGAACACTCTTGGCTACCGTGCTACGAAGCGATCATGA